From a region of the Odoribacter splanchnicus DSM 20712 genome:
- a CDS encoding SusC/RagA family TonB-linked outer membrane protein, with protein MKKKSNQTRAGGRILVPKWMMKMKVVFILLVCSLVQVQAAVSARQSKVSVELKNVTLEKVFQELERQTGYSFLYNHREVVTWKNVSISAENQGLEAVLKDLLPRLGMSFSFDDNLVIIKATSYQEPEKKFVRVKGFVYDAAKQPLPGVTVRVVGTTIGTATNEKGWFAWDLPLLKGTLEFSSVGFKKRRVEFSEKTARDTLHITLTEDVSDLDEVVVRAYGTQNKREMVSAISTVTAEEMKELPAASIADMLQGRLAGVNIVQQSGAPGSAAVIAVRGFNSLLVDGASDGQPLWVVDGVPMYSFVSPVTGTNTLADLDPSMIESVQVLKDAAAASIYGSRAGNGVILVTTKKGKVGEAKFSANASYSISQLMEYPEQTGGRMERWLELKFRRNIKNNYYDWATGKYHVPTSYEDVYNNGNGIYDQFWGNGYWGSPSLIHSLQDSLDPYYNNSTNWWKYAFRRSKVVNANVQAVGGTERFRYMVGLGYYDEQGIMINSGYKRANLISNLTAQFTPKLRMDTRVYLSYVDRTMNRSSSSGSSKHTRYEGLSVNPSQQLTVLPATKELEAEWKKSVLGIKDRTDDYRAMVTAFLEYELLKGLTFSASGNIDYSQSNLNKYTPGVFDEYHHESKSEGNIGRQVMLSSEELLHYNTSVNDVHNIDVLLGINTNKEQAFSMYGYGLRGVSDDVYYYNPQKVPPVVNHGTPEFPEYAATRYYSSDFTEKRMVSYFGRLGYNYKQRYLLEFTFRRDGSSTFGEGNRWANFPSVAVGWSFSEEPFIKRFTGSWLNWGKIRGSYGKSGQTFTSAYLAHGLMNIMDRNFFGKTGVTTDKPVSPYLTWEKTNQYDLGLDMDMFNYRLNMKLDYYYKYTSSLIYDIPIPGSLYTFGAQVENAMEISNEGLELELQADILRESAVSWRMKFNMARNWNRFEKSYSGKDVVDGDGTLLVVGRPLNGLYVWAHRGYYNSDAEVPRLYKIDGQEIYFNGVATDGISGAVGNYRLLDLDGDGNPDSYYAGSPLPLAHGGWVNELMWKNFDLNVLVNFTIGRKMINNRMGLGFSTQSENGHLTKLFDYRKLRPWDGVNKNPNAPAWGNSLSMNTDSAIEKVHHLALKQITLGYNLPDRISKKAGFSGVRFFLTAENLFYLSNYSGGNPEVVNIYTGRDNGDTYPLPRKYTLGLTLNF; from the coding sequence ATGAAAAAAAAGTCAAATCAGACAAGAGCCGGAGGGCGAATTCTTGTCCCTAAGTGGATGATGAAGATGAAAGTCGTTTTTATTTTATTGGTTTGTAGCTTGGTGCAGGTGCAGGCAGCAGTGAGCGCTCGCCAATCGAAAGTTTCAGTAGAGCTGAAAAACGTGACATTGGAGAAGGTTTTTCAGGAATTGGAAAGGCAAACGGGTTATAGTTTTCTCTATAATCACAGGGAAGTGGTGACTTGGAAGAACGTGAGTATCAGTGCAGAGAATCAAGGATTAGAGGCGGTGCTCAAAGACTTGTTGCCTCGCTTGGGAATGTCGTTTTCTTTTGACGATAATTTGGTAATTATAAAGGCAACCTCGTACCAGGAACCCGAGAAGAAGTTTGTTCGGGTGAAAGGCTTCGTATATGATGCGGCCAAACAGCCTTTGCCGGGGGTAACGGTAAGGGTTGTCGGCACTACTATTGGTACGGCTACAAATGAGAAAGGTTGGTTCGCATGGGATTTGCCTTTGTTGAAAGGGACGTTGGAATTTTCATCTGTCGGTTTTAAGAAACGGCGGGTGGAATTTTCTGAAAAGACGGCGAGAGATACGTTGCATATTACCTTGACGGAAGATGTATCCGATTTGGACGAAGTGGTTGTCCGGGCTTACGGTACGCAGAATAAGCGGGAGATGGTGAGTGCAATCTCGACCGTGACGGCAGAAGAGATGAAGGAGTTGCCGGCGGCGAGTATCGCAGATATGTTGCAGGGAAGATTGGCGGGTGTGAATATCGTGCAGCAGTCGGGAGCGCCGGGTAGTGCTGCGGTGATTGCGGTGCGGGGGTTCAACTCTCTGTTGGTGGACGGTGCGAGTGACGGTCAGCCGTTGTGGGTGGTGGATGGAGTGCCGATGTACTCGTTTGTCTCACCGGTGACCGGAACGAATACGCTGGCTGACCTGGACCCGAGCATGATTGAATCGGTACAGGTGTTGAAAGATGCGGCGGCGGCATCCATTTACGGTAGCCGTGCGGGCAATGGGGTGATTCTTGTTACAACGAAGAAGGGAAAGGTCGGTGAGGCCAAGTTTTCGGCAAATGCTTCCTATTCGATATCGCAATTGATGGAATATCCCGAGCAGACGGGCGGACGCATGGAGAGATGGTTGGAACTTAAATTCCGGAGGAATATCAAGAATAATTATTACGATTGGGCGACAGGGAAGTATCACGTCCCTACTTCGTACGAGGATGTGTATAACAATGGAAACGGTATCTACGACCAGTTTTGGGGGAATGGTTACTGGGGTTCGCCGAGCCTGATACATTCATTGCAGGATAGTCTGGACCCTTATTACAACAATAGTACGAACTGGTGGAAGTATGCTTTTCGCAGGAGCAAGGTGGTCAATGCAAATGTGCAGGCTGTAGGAGGTACGGAGCGTTTCCGTTATATGGTGGGACTCGGATATTATGACGAGCAGGGAATCATGATTAACAGCGGATACAAACGGGCAAACCTGATATCGAACCTGACAGCACAATTCACACCGAAATTGCGGATGGATACGCGTGTGTATCTCTCTTATGTGGACCGGACAATGAATCGCTCCTCATCATCGGGCTCCTCCAAGCATACCCGCTACGAGGGGTTGTCTGTGAATCCGTCGCAGCAGCTTACCGTCTTGCCTGCCACGAAGGAACTGGAGGCAGAGTGGAAAAAGTCTGTCCTGGGAATCAAGGATCGCACGGACGATTATCGAGCAATGGTGACGGCTTTTCTTGAGTATGAGCTTCTCAAGGGATTGACCTTCTCGGCATCAGGGAATATCGACTACTCTCAGTCGAACCTGAACAAGTATACTCCCGGTGTGTTTGACGAGTATCATCACGAAAGCAAGTCGGAAGGAAACATCGGCCGGCAGGTGATGCTTTCTTCGGAGGAGTTGTTGCATTATAACACGAGCGTGAACGATGTGCATAATATTGATGTACTTTTGGGTATCAACACAAACAAGGAACAGGCATTTTCGATGTACGGTTATGGGTTGCGGGGAGTGAGCGATGATGTGTACTATTATAACCCGCAGAAGGTGCCGCCGGTGGTGAATCACGGAACACCGGAGTTCCCGGAATATGCAGCAACGCGCTATTACTCTTCGGATTTTACCGAGAAACGGATGGTGAGTTATTTCGGCCGTCTGGGATATAATTACAAACAGCGTTATTTGCTGGAGTTTACATTCCGTCGTGACGGTAGTTCTACGTTCGGTGAGGGAAACCGTTGGGCGAATTTCCCGTCGGTGGCTGTAGGCTGGTCGTTTTCGGAGGAACCATTCATCAAACGCTTTACCGGAAGCTGGCTGAATTGGGGTAAGATTCGCGGTAGTTATGGAAAATCCGGACAGACATTCACGAGCGCTTACCTGGCCCACGGGTTGATGAATATAATGGACAGGAACTTCTTCGGGAAGACGGGGGTGACGACTGACAAACCTGTGTCGCCTTATCTTACCTGGGAGAAGACAAATCAGTATGACCTGGGTTTGGATATGGATATGTTCAATTATCGTTTGAATATGAAATTGGATTACTATTACAAATATACCAGTTCGCTGATTTATGATATTCCGATTCCGGGCAGTTTGTATACGTTCGGTGCGCAGGTGGAAAATGCGATGGAAATTTCCAACGAGGGGCTTGAGCTGGAGTTGCAGGCAGATATCTTGCGGGAGAGTGCTGTGAGCTGGCGGATGAAATTCAATATGGCAAGAAACTGGAACCGTTTTGAAAAGTCGTATTCGGGGAAAGATGTAGTGGACGGTGACGGGACGCTACTGGTAGTCGGCAGACCTTTGAACGGTTTGTACGTGTGGGCACACCGGGGGTACTACAACTCGGATGCCGAGGTACCTCGCTTGTACAAGATTGACGGACAGGAGATATACTTCAACGGTGTGGCGACAGATGGAATCAGCGGCGCTGTCGGTAATTATCGTCTGCTTGACTTGGATGGCGACGGGAATCCGGATTCATATTATGCGGGTTCGCCGCTTCCTTTGGCTCATGGAGGATGGGTGAACGAATTGATGTGGAAGAATTTCGACCTGAACGTACTGGTGAATTTCACAATCGGGAGAAAAATGATTAACAACCGGATGGGGCTGGGGTTCAGCACACAGTCGGAGAATGGCCATTTGACGAAGTTGTTCGATTACCGCAAGTTGAGACCATGGGACGGGGTGAACAAGAATCCGAATGCTCCGGCATGGGGAAACTCCCTCAGTATGAATACGGACTCGGCTATCGAGAAGGTGCACCACCTTGCCTTGAAGCAAATAACCTTGGGATATAATCTTCCGGACAGGATATCCAAGAAGGCAGGGTTCTCGGGAGTACGTTTCTTCCTGACAGCAGAAAACCTGTTCTATTTGAGCAACTACTCGGGCGGAAATCCGGAAGTGGTGAATATTTACACGGGACGTGATAATGGCGATACTTATCCATTACCCAGAAAGTATACGTTGGGATTAACTCTTAATTTTTAA
- a CDS encoding FecR family protein produces the protein MEDEILKIMAAEIAGENVTKEEREKMNRWWEEKRGNERTYKMLMGELGEVVRLVRQQGGLDREKAYERLESDIRKKMTVRKGKIRRMRWWSFGASVAGVLLILGVGIMLWMKPEENGVWEGEKTVEPGIGQVVLTLGDGESMPLKRDTNRLIFGGTMLQVRNERGTLVYSKIKSKEASEKIVYNTLTVPVRERFQLVLADGTKVFLNSGSEMRYPERFGKARREVFLKGEAWFEVAKDSAREFWVHAGAMDVKVLGTSFNVKAYERLETVATTLVEGSVEVACAGKSFQIVPGEQFVYDKNNRVMDVRMVDTESYVSWKDGYYKFRQTTLEEIMETLSVWYGLNVFYVNESAKQVEFTGKVKRYEDARMLLDKFEQTGDVVFDIKGNNVFITIKQKKPFAREWNSFLVKARGMVWQS, from the coding sequence ATGGAAGACGAAATATTAAAAATTATGGCGGCTGAAATAGCGGGGGAGAACGTGACGAAAGAGGAGAGGGAGAAGATGAACAGGTGGTGGGAAGAGAAAAGAGGGAATGAGAGAACGTATAAGATGTTGATGGGTGAGTTGGGTGAGGTCGTGAGGTTGGTGAGACAGCAAGGAGGGTTGGATAGGGAGAAGGCCTACGAGAGGTTGGAGAGCGATATCCGGAAGAAAATGACGGTACGGAAGGGTAAGATACGGCGGATGAGGTGGTGGTCGTTTGGGGCGAGTGTGGCAGGGGTGTTGTTGATATTGGGTGTCGGGATAATGTTATGGATGAAGCCGGAAGAGAATGGAGTCTGGGAGGGCGAAAAAACGGTGGAACCGGGAATCGGGCAAGTGGTGTTGACGCTGGGAGATGGTGAAAGCATGCCGTTGAAGCGGGATACGAACAGGTTGATTTTTGGGGGTACGATGTTGCAGGTTAGGAATGAACGGGGAACATTGGTATACTCGAAAATCAAAAGCAAGGAGGCTTCGGAGAAGATTGTCTACAATACGTTGACGGTTCCTGTGCGTGAGAGGTTTCAGCTTGTTTTGGCGGATGGGACAAAGGTGTTCTTGAACTCCGGTTCGGAAATGCGTTATCCGGAGAGGTTCGGGAAAGCCAGAAGGGAAGTTTTCTTAAAAGGAGAGGCATGGTTTGAGGTGGCGAAAGATAGCGCCCGTGAGTTTTGGGTACATGCAGGAGCGATGGATGTGAAGGTGTTGGGGACTTCTTTTAACGTGAAGGCTTACGAGAGGTTGGAAACGGTGGCGACGACGCTCGTCGAGGGGAGTGTGGAGGTGGCATGTGCCGGCAAGAGTTTTCAGATTGTGCCGGGAGAGCAGTTTGTATATGACAAGAATAATCGGGTGATGGATGTGAGGATGGTGGATACAGAATCGTATGTTTCGTGGAAAGACGGGTATTACAAATTCCGGCAAACGACATTGGAAGAGATTATGGAGACGTTGTCTGTCTGGTATGGATTGAACGTGTTCTACGTGAATGAAAGTGCGAAACAGGTAGAGTTCACTGGAAAAGTGAAACGGTATGAGGATGCCCGTATGTTGCTGGATAAATTCGAGCAGACCGGAGATGTAGTATTTGATATAAAAGGGAATAATGTTTTTATAACAATAAAGCAAAAAAAGCCGTTCGCACGGGAGTGGAACAGCTTTTTAGTTAAAGCACGCGGCATGGTGTGGCAATCTTGA
- a CDS encoding RNA polymerase sigma-70 factor, producing MYEKNPEEETFKTFFLKYHDVLVLYAASILKNVDAAEDVVLGCFVQAWESSLYKKLSDGLDKYMFHVVKNAALNELRDCKRRKTRHEKMMEGMPVAEIMHEDEQTEIDVLYFAINQLPPERRRIFMMVYAEGKKYKEVAEHLQISINTVRTQLSRSLKFLREKLEGHMFTILLLYFRKSE from the coding sequence ATGTACGAAAAAAATCCCGAAGAAGAAACGTTCAAGACTTTCTTCTTGAAATACCATGATGTGTTGGTTTTATATGCCGCAAGTATTCTGAAAAATGTTGATGCGGCAGAGGATGTCGTGTTGGGTTGTTTCGTACAGGCTTGGGAAAGCTCTCTTTATAAAAAACTTTCTGATGGGTTGGATAAATACATGTTTCATGTGGTCAAGAATGCTGCTTTAAACGAGCTGAGAGACTGTAAACGCAGGAAAACCCGCCATGAAAAAATGATGGAAGGAATGCCCGTGGCAGAAATCATGCATGAAGATGAGCAAACTGAAATAGATGTTTTGTACTTCGCGATAAACCAGCTTCCTCCGGAGCGTCGCCGTATTTTTATGATGGTGTATGCCGAAGGGAAAAAATATAAGGAGGTTGCCGAGCATTTGCAAATCAGTATTAATACTGTCCGAACCCAGTTGTCGCGTTCGTTGAAGTTTCTGCGGGAGAAACTGGAGGGACACATGTTTACCATATTATTGCTTTATTTCAGAAAATCGGAATAA
- the cobU gene encoding bifunctional adenosylcobinamide kinase/adenosylcobinamide-phosphate guanylyltransferase: MTRRIILVTGGQRSGKSGYAQRLALELSDCPVYMATSRVWDEEYRKRIERHQRDRGPQWTNIEEEKALSKHHLQGRVIVIDCVTLWGTNFFFDQDSNVDLALQELKEEFDRFTAQEATFIFVTNEIGMGGVAENTIQRRFTDMQGWVNQYIAEKADEVVLMVSGIGVKVKG; encoded by the coding sequence ATGACAAGAAGAATTATTTTAGTCACCGGAGGGCAACGTTCCGGTAAAAGTGGTTATGCACAGCGTTTAGCGTTGGAACTATCCGACTGTCCTGTTTATATGGCTACTTCGCGGGTATGGGATGAAGAATACCGTAAACGTATCGAACGGCATCAACGTGACCGGGGACCTCAATGGACAAATATCGAGGAAGAAAAAGCCCTGAGTAAACATCACTTGCAAGGACGGGTAATCGTGATCGATTGTGTTACCTTGTGGGGTACTAATTTCTTTTTCGATCAGGATTCGAATGTCGACCTGGCTTTACAAGAACTAAAAGAAGAGTTCGACCGATTTACAGCCCAGGAAGCGACTTTTATCTTTGTGACCAATGAAATCGGTATGGGTGGAGTTGCCGAAAACACCATCCAACGCCGGTTTACCGATATGCAGGGCTGGGTAAACCAATACATCGCAGAGAAAGCCGACGAGGTGGTGCTGATGGTCTCGGGAATAGGAGTAAAGGTAAAAGGCTAA
- the cobT gene encoding nicotinate-nucleotide--dimethylbenzimidazole phosphoribosyltransferase, giving the protein MRTFNIKTPDKKIVPALQDKIDNLTKPKGSLGRLEELAVRIGTIQQSLSPVLRTPQNIVFAADHGVVVEGVSFSAPEVTAQQIYNFLKGGGGINMFARQHHFILKVVDCGVNADFGDLPGLIHRKIRKSTDNYLYGPAMTPEEMERAIEIGAEMVQLAYQEGTNIISFGELGMANTSASSVWMYFFTGIPLKECVGAGSGLDNQGIEHKYQVLKRATDNYQGNGTAEDILRWFGGFEMVAAAGGMLQAAELGMTIIIDGFIMTNCILAASKLHPEVLEYCVFGHQGDEAGHKSVLEALHAKPLLNLGLRLGEGTGAICAYPIIESAIRMINEMSSFKQAAVTKYF; this is encoded by the coding sequence ATGAGAACTTTCAATATCAAAACGCCGGATAAAAAGATCGTACCGGCACTTCAGGATAAAATCGATAATTTGACAAAACCGAAAGGTTCGTTAGGACGGTTGGAAGAATTGGCAGTCCGGATCGGTACCATCCAACAAAGCCTCTCTCCTGTTTTGAGAACTCCTCAAAATATTGTGTTTGCAGCCGACCATGGTGTGGTTGTCGAAGGAGTCAGCTTTTCTGCCCCGGAAGTAACGGCACAACAGATATACAATTTCCTGAAAGGCGGCGGCGGAATCAATATGTTTGCACGCCAGCATCATTTCATACTGAAAGTGGTAGATTGCGGAGTGAATGCCGATTTCGGGGATCTGCCCGGACTTATTCACCGGAAAATCAGGAAGAGTACCGATAATTACCTTTACGGACCTGCCATGACGCCCGAAGAGATGGAACGCGCCATCGAAATCGGGGCAGAAATGGTACAATTGGCTTATCAGGAAGGAACCAACATCATCAGTTTCGGCGAATTGGGCATGGCCAATACTTCGGCCTCATCGGTCTGGATGTATTTTTTCACCGGAATTCCGTTAAAAGAATGCGTCGGTGCCGGAAGCGGACTGGACAACCAGGGTATCGAACATAAATATCAGGTACTGAAACGGGCCACAGACAATTATCAGGGAAACGGTACGGCAGAAGATATCCTGCGTTGGTTCGGAGGCTTTGAAATGGTGGCGGCAGCAGGAGGTATGCTACAGGCTGCAGAGTTAGGCATGACGATCATCATCGACGGTTTTATCATGACTAACTGCATACTGGCAGCCAGTAAACTGCATCCGGAGGTATTGGAATATTGTGTATTCGGACATCAGGGCGATGAAGCCGGACATAAATCAGTGCTAGAAGCTTTACACGCCAAGCCATTATTGAATTTGGGATTACGTTTGGGAGAAGGAACGGGAGCCATTTGCGCTTATCCGATTATAGAATCCGCCATCCGTATGATCAACGAAATGAGCAGTTTCAAACAGGCAGCCGTTACGAAATATTTTTAA
- the cobS gene encoding adenosylcobinamide-GDP ribazoletransferase: protein MKSLFAAIILFTRLPLWRIVRVDKKQYAEILLYWPIVGFLTGATTWGTLYLASWVMPLLPACVIAVIARLLLTGALHEDGLADFFDGFGGGHDKAGILRIMKDSHIGSYGTIGLILYFILYVSLLSSFYSLALPGVIIGADVLSKLCTAFMINTLPYARTEEESKVKVLYRKIRLCEFVLVALPCLAALWLMATPFLALIPTLLILTGLRWYFNRKIGGYTGDCCGASVLLAEQFFYIGATIVYTYSL from the coding sequence ATGAAATCTCTGTTTGCGGCAATCATATTATTTACCCGGCTTCCGTTATGGCGAATCGTCCGGGTAGATAAAAAGCAGTATGCAGAAATCCTGTTATACTGGCCAATCGTAGGTTTTTTAACCGGAGCGACAACCTGGGGGACGCTTTATCTTGCCTCTTGGGTCATGCCTTTGTTGCCGGCTTGCGTCATTGCGGTCATTGCCCGTCTGCTCCTGACCGGAGCTTTACATGAAGACGGACTGGCTGATTTTTTCGACGGTTTCGGCGGAGGACATGACAAAGCCGGCATCCTGCGAATCATGAAGGACTCCCATATCGGTAGTTACGGTACGATCGGCCTGATTCTGTATTTCATCTTGTATGTATCTTTGTTGAGTTCGTTTTATTCGCTGGCCCTTCCCGGTGTCATTATCGGAGCGGATGTACTTTCCAAACTTTGTACCGCCTTTATGATCAATACATTACCCTATGCCCGTACGGAAGAAGAGAGCAAAGTAAAAGTACTCTACCGCAAAATCCGTCTCTGCGAATTTGTCCTGGTAGCCCTGCCCTGCCTCGCCGCCCTTTGGCTGATGGCGACTCCTTTCTTAGCTTTAATCCCCACCCTCCTTATCCTTACCGGCTTGCGTTGGTATTTCAACCGTAAAATCGGAGGATATACCGGAGATTGTTGCGGGGCCAGCGTACTTTTAGCCGAACAGTTTTTTTATATCGGTGCCACTATCGTTTATACTTATTCCCTATGA
- the cobC gene encoding alpha-ribazole phosphatase, with protein sequence MKITLIRHTRVAVETGICYGWSDVGVAPSFETEASRVKENISNEQFDIVYSSPLSRCRKLAAFCGFHEPILDDRLKELNFGEWEMKKWDDLTDPRLELWYKDWIHLPAGGGESYENQCRRVAQFLDELRHSGHTDACIFTHRGVIACAMVYAGICPIEESFSIEVDYGSKNVLEF encoded by the coding sequence ATGAAGATAACCCTGATCCGCCATACCCGTGTAGCCGTCGAAACCGGAATTTGTTACGGCTGGAGCGATGTCGGTGTCGCCCCTTCTTTCGAAACCGAAGCCAGCCGGGTCAAAGAAAACATTTCCAACGAACAGTTCGATATCGTGTATAGCAGCCCGCTCTCCCGCTGCCGGAAGCTAGCTGCCTTTTGTGGCTTTCATGAACCGATCCTCGACGACCGTTTAAAAGAACTTAACTTCGGGGAGTGGGAAATGAAGAAATGGGACGATCTCACCGACCCCCGTCTTGAACTTTGGTATAAGGACTGGATTCATCTCCCGGCAGGAGGAGGGGAAAGCTATGAAAATCAGTGCCGCCGTGTCGCTCAATTTCTGGATGAACTCCGCCATTCCGGCCATACCGATGCCTGTATTTTCACCCACCGGGGAGTCATCGCCTGCGCTATGGTCTACGCAGGCATTTGCCCGATCGAAGAATCATTCAGTATAGAGGTGGACTATGGCAGCAAAAATGTGTTGGAATTCTGA
- a CDS encoding Abi family protein yields MVVSIELTDKIDYTKKPLTLAEQVARLKQRGLVFDDESEATAYLFNISYYRLRAYTYPFQENGEDSEHTFTRKDIHFKDIIDLYCFDRRLRSLIFNTIEKIEVAVRTKIVQVYAESTGDSHWFNDESLYRFGYDDLMDRIDADVNRSNEDFIKHYNSKYDNPSMPPSWMALEVVSFATLSRLFQSLRLDSRKEYITEQFGLKKVAILENWLHSISNLRNCCAHHSRVWNRRFMVSVILPYNTLYPFMDRTTIGQIRTNKLFAVLSCIAYILDIISPGSDFKKNIKELLKSDCRLLDLKDMGFPKYWQSLPIWREK; encoded by the coding sequence ATGGTAGTTTCAATAGAATTGACTGATAAAATTGATTATACAAAGAAGCCGTTGACTCTCGCCGAGCAAGTCGCACGGCTAAAACAACGGGGGCTTGTTTTTGATGATGAAAGCGAGGCAACTGCTTATCTTTTCAATATCAGCTACTATCGGCTTCGTGCATACACTTATCCGTTCCAAGAGAACGGCGAAGATTCCGAACACACCTTCACTCGCAAAGATATTCACTTCAAGGACATCATTGACCTTTATTGTTTCGACCGCAGACTGCGTTCACTTATTTTCAATACTATTGAGAAGATAGAAGTGGCAGTGCGCACAAAAATTGTACAGGTATATGCCGAAAGCACAGGCGATAGCCATTGGTTCAATGATGAAAGTTTATATCGTTTCGGCTATGATGATTTGATGGATCGTATTGATGCTGATGTAAATCGCAGCAATGAAGATTTCATCAAGCATTACAACTCCAAATACGACAATCCTTCGATGCCGCCGAGTTGGATGGCACTCGAAGTTGTGTCGTTTGCCACATTGAGCCGTTTGTTCCAATCCTTAAGGTTAGACAGTCGTAAAGAGTACATTACCGAACAATTCGGTTTGAAGAAAGTGGCAATCTTGGAAAATTGGCTACACTCCATTTCCAATCTCCGTAACTGTTGCGCTCACCACAGCCGAGTGTGGAATCGTCGTTTTATGGTCAGTGTAATCCTGCCATACAATACTCTTTATCCCTTTATGGATAGAACTACAATCGGACAAATACGCACAAACAAATTATTTGCCGTGCTGTCTTGTATCGCGTATATACTTGATATTATCAGTCCAGGTAGCGACTTCAAAAAGAATATCAAAGAGTTGCTCAAATCCGATTGCCGTTTGCTCGACCTCAAAGATATGGGATTCCCTAAGTATTGGCAATCTCTCCCCATTTGGCGGGAAAAATAG
- a CDS encoding flavodoxin domain-containing protein has product MKEENQPGNYQLKADLEGNYLIDKDHKATKRLGIFYAPSGGSVHKVARLIKQKLVDLQPDLFVISDVTPLRLLDYHNLILVCSTLGRNTWEMEQKDPWSSFLPKMLRIRLEGRKVAIVGLGDHVSYPNNFVDGMGILGQTIGEIGGQLIGETETRDYIFNDSRALQEGKFIGLPLDEDYEADKTEDRVDNWLERIRPELKK; this is encoded by the coding sequence ATGAAAGAGGAAAATCAACCAGGGAATTATCAGCTGAAAGCTGATCTGGAAGGGAATTATTTGATAGATAAAGATCATAAGGCTACAAAACGATTAGGAATATTTTATGCACCTTCGGGAGGCAGCGTTCATAAAGTGGCCCGTCTGATCAAACAAAAACTGGTAGATCTGCAACCGGATCTCTTTGTTATTTCTGATGTCACTCCACTGCGATTACTGGATTATCACAATCTGATCCTGGTCTGTTCGACTTTAGGCCGGAATACCTGGGAAATGGAACAAAAAGATCCCTGGTCGTCATTTTTACCCAAAATGCTCCGGATTCGTTTGGAAGGTCGAAAGGTTGCTATCGTCGGGTTGGGGGATCATGTCAGTTATCCGAATAATTTTGTAGACGGAATGGGCATATTGGGCCAGACGATCGGGGAAATCGGCGGACAACTGATCGGAGAAACAGAGACCCGCGATTATATCTTTAACGATTCGCGTGCTTTACAGGAAGGTAAATTTATCGGTTTGCCGCTGGATGAGGATTATGAGGCTGATAAAACAGAAGATAGGGTAGATAATTGGTTGGAAAGGATCCGGCCTGAATTGAAAAAATAG